The stretch of DNA CGCACAAGATTTGAGACAGCGCGGATAAGGGCGTTGGACAAAACACTCACGTCATTGGTGAATTTTGAGACTAAATTGCCCACGGGTTCGCGGGCAAAACTGGCGTAGTCTGCAGCATGGGCGCGGGCGAACATTTGTTTTTGCAACGCGGCGATAACGTTAAGCGCAAGTTTATTCGTGAGGACCCGCTGCGCAAACATAGCGCCACCTGAAACCATTGTGACAACGATTAAGGCCGGCGCAATCAACAATGCGTATCGCTTAGCATTACTGGCCGCATCAGCCTCAGCCTGCAGTGCAACAGCGCTATCGATTATAAATTTGACCAAAAAGCCGTAAGCCGCTGTGGCGAGGGCCAAAAGTATCATAAAAAACGCAGCCGCAAGAAGCGTGTGTTTTTGTGGCCAGATAAAATCACGCCATAGTCGCGCAATCATCTGCCGATCCAGCGGCGGTGATTTTAGAGAGGTAGAGGGTGGTGTGGGATTAGCCAATGATGCCGTCTTTATCAGGATCAATTAATTCATGCGCGTGCAGAATAAAGTAACGCATGTGAGCATTGTCAACGGTGCGCTGGGCTGATGATTTCCACGCTTCATGGGCTTTCGCGTAATTGGGATAGGCCCCAACAAAATGGACCTTGGATAGGTCTATGAATTTTGTTTTCATCGGATCGACAAGCTCGCCGCCAAATACGATGTGTAATAATTCTGGTGTGTCTTCTGTTTTACGGTCGCTCATACGGGTCCCCAAATAGGCAAAATCTCGCGCTGGATTATCGCTGCGCGCGGCAGCGTCAATCAAGCTTTTCATGCGTGTCTTTATCAAAGGCATCAGCTTCGCGCCAGCACAAATAACGCCTGTTTGTGATGTACCCTCGCGGTCGTACCGAAAGGGTTTACCGTAAAGGTCAGTCACTTGCGCGCCCGATTCTGTTGCAATCAGGGCGGCGGCCGCTACGTCCCAATCTGATTTTGGCGTAAAGGCAACGGTGGCGTCCGCCTGCCCACAGGCCACAAGCGCAATGCGGTAGGCCATGCTATTAGCGATATGCACATTCATCGCGGGCCAGCCTTGGCGACGAAATTTACGCGGATAGCCAATCATGCGGCACCCTTCTAGCTCTGCGCGCGAGCTTGGCTTAATCGCCTCCCCGTTCAGCGCTGCGCCGCCGCCTTTGGTCGCTGTAAACAACTCCTCGGTCAGCGGATTATACAGCGCGCCAACAACAGATTGTCCGTCTTCAATAATAGCGATTGAGACGGCAAAGTTAGCACTGCGGTCAATAAAGGCCCGCGTTCCGTCAATGGGGTCAATGACAAATGTACGCGGGCAGGACCGCCGCGAATAATCATCTTTAGTTTCTTCTGATAGCCAACCGTAATTGGGCCGCGCCCGCATCAGAACATCGCGCAGATAATCATTCACCGCAATATCGGCATCCGTCACGGGATGGTTGCCAGCTTTGTCCCAAACCTTGCTATCATTTGCGTGAAAGGCATCGCGCGCAATTGCGCCGCCGTGCAAAATAGCCTCTTTGATTAACGCAAGGTCATCAGTGAGTGGCAGGCATATGTCTTTACTCTCCGGCAAGTGTCATGCCTTCGATGCGCAGGCTCGGCGCGACCATACTACCGTCAAATACCAAATCATTGGCAGGGGTCAGTGATTTATACATATCACGTAAATTACCCGCGATTGTTACCTCAGACACGGCATGGGCGCGCGCGCCGCCTTCAATCTTAATCCCAGAGACGCCAACGGAATAATCACCTGTATTGGGGTTTAATGACGGGCCGAACATATCCGTGACCAATAAGCCTGTTTCAATCTCAGCCATCAAGACAGCAGGGGACAACTGACCGGGCTGCATATAAACATTGGTTGCGCCCACACCAGGCGGCCCGCCAATACCCCGCATGGCATGGCCAGTCGTTTTAAGGCCCAATTGTTTGGCCGTGCCAGAATTAAGTAACCACGTCGTCAAAACACCGTTATCAATTAACGCGCGGCGTTTGACTTTGACACCCTCACCGTCCCACGGTCGCGATGCATGACCGCGCCGCTTCAGCGGGTCGTCAATAATTTCTATATCGCTTGCAAAAATAGGCGTGTTGATCGCGTCTTTCAAAAATGATGTGCCGCGTGCAATGGATGTTCCACTTATGGCGTTAATCAAGGCCGACAGCAAAGAGCCCGCAACGCGCCGCTCGAAAATCACGGGCATAGCCGATGACGGTAGTTGTTTCGCCCCTAGGCGCGCTACAGCCCGTGTCGCTGCGTCCATGCCAATAGAACTGATAGACGGCAGGTCTTCTAACCACCGCGTGCCCTCTGATGCGTAATCGCGTTCCATATGACCGTCGCGTTCGGCGATAGCCATACCGCCCGTGCCGTGGCGTGAAGACCGCCAGCCATTTTCAAAGCCGTGGCTGGTTTTAAAATAAATCGCAGATGTCGACCAACTGGCAGAGCAGCCTTCGGCTTGGGAGACACCGTCTACAGAGGCAATTGTGGCTTCCATCTCTAGCGCACGGTCTTTTAACATTTCTGGGCTCATGACATGAGCGTCAAACAAACCCAAATCAGGCGGTGATATTTCTAGCAAGGACGCATCCGCCAGTCCGCAATAAGGATCTTCGGGCGCGAGGCGGGCCATAGCGACAGCCCGCTCTGCAAGCTTATCAAGTGACGCGTCTGATAAATCAGAGCTTGAGACAGACGCCTGACGCGCGCCAATAATAACGCGCAGGCCAATGTCTTTGCCTTCGCTATTATCGACATCTTCTAGATCTTTATCGCGCACAGCCACAGATAATGACCGCCCATGGGTCGCAATGACATCCGCGTGCTCGGCCCCGTAATGCATAGCCTTTGACAGCAACCTGTCCAAAACGGGAGCAAGGTCACGGTGATCAAGCGGTGCGTCCGCTTTGATATCTGATAATGCGTTCATTAGGCCGCAACGATTAAAAACAGAATAGTGCCGGCCATGCCGACATAAGATAGCATGGTCAGGATTGTGCCAATAAAGCGACCTTTGCCCGATTTACCTTTTTCAGACATACCAAAAGCATGGGCGATACGCCCCAACGTAATCGCAAGTCCAAAGCCGTGCAGCACTATCGGCACAATCGCAAAGCTATGGACGTTAGACACCATGGCCAAGGCCAATAAACCGATAAGAAGCAATGGTGCATTTTCTGTGAAATTGCCATGAGCGCGAATACGGGCAAAAAGAATAGGATCCCCGCCATCGCCTAGATTCACCTTTTTGGCAATCCGTTGTCCGCCAACCCGGAACATAAGAAAAGGCGCAATGAGTAAGTTTAGCGCAACATAAAGCGCAACGATTTGAAAGAGGGTCATAGTAATCTCCGAATATGTGTTATCTACGTTTGGGCGATGTTTTGGACGGCTTGCCGTAACGCATTAGCGTGATGTTGCGCGGGTTGTGCCCCCTGCACAGCGTATTGTCTATTATAAATAAAGGTCGGCACACCCGATATCCCCAATGTTTGAAAATGCGTGATATCTGCACTAACCTCGGCCTTGTCGCGCTCTGTTGATAGAAGTTCCGCTGTCAGCGTTTTATCGAGGCCAACGTTGCCCGCCAAATCGGCCAATACGGCGGTATCACCGACGTCCCTTTGATCAGTGAAAAACGCTTTGAACAGAGCTTCGGCCATTTCTGTACCCAACCCCTGCCCGCTTGCCCACCGTATCACGCGGTGCGCGTTTAGCGTATTGGGGCGCATGGGAATACTGCTGAATTGAAAGTCTATACCTAATTGAGGCCCTATCTCTTCGAGGTGGGCACGCATGGCTTTAAACTTATCCGACGGCCCGTCACCAAATTTGGCTTTCATATAATCACTATAGGGCACTCCGCCTTGCGGGACATGAGGGTCGAGCATATAGGGATGCCAGTTCAAGGTAATAGCAAAAGGCATATAGTCTTTGGCTTGCAGGAAATAGCGCAGGCCAACCCAGCACCACGGACAGACAATATCAGAGACGATATCGACCTCTAGCGGTTTCGGACCCGCGCTCATGGTTCAACATTCCCAGCGGCAGTATCGAAAAACTTCAAGACCGCGTTAATTTCGTCCTCGCTCATACCACGTGAGAGACGTTCGTTAAAATCACGAAAATCATTCATCACAGTTTCGCGCAACGCCCAACCATCACCCGTCAAAGATACTGTTTTGGCGCGACCATCATCACTGCCATTACCACGCATCACCAAGCCCGCTCTTTCCATACGCGTCACTAAGCCCGTTATTGCAGAGTTATTGCGCCCCGTGCCGTCTGCCAATTCAGATAAGCGGCAATTATCATGATAACCCAAATAAATCAGCACAGCCGCTTGGGACGTCCCAACACGAGAGCGCGCTGCAAGGTGATTATCAGCGGCCTTGGCAACTCGCGTGTGGGCGCGGTCAAACATGAAAAACAAACGTCTATCAACGGGGCGGGCTATGGCCATATGACTCTCCTATGCATGCTGTGTTACGCATGTGAAGCAGCCCTGTCAAAGCACCGTGTGAAAGCAACATTCCCGTCAGGCGCTATGTGGCTTTACCTTGGTCAAATCCCAGCGTAGTCTCAAAAACTTAGGGAGTTAATTATGCGCGTCATCATAAGTTTGTTTATCGGTTTTATATTAGTTGCTTGCGCGCCTTCTGGCACTGGCAGTTCGTCTAAAGCTGGCGATATGTTCGCGGGCATGGATCACCGCCCCGGGTTCATCGATCTTTATGTCGATACAGATGAGAACCGGGTTTACGCCAAACTGCCCGACGCCAATGAAGACGGAGAGATTTTACGCCTTATCCATACCGCACGCCTTACTGCTGGCCTCGGGTCAAATCCCGTTGGGCTAGACCGGGGGTGGGGTGACAGCGGTAAGGTTGTTGTGTTTCGCAAAATGGGAAACCGTATCATCCTAGAGGCGGAAAACCTGTCTTACCGCGCGAGCCCCGATAACCCACTGGAAGAGCGCGCGGTGCGTGAGAGCTTCGCCCCTTCATTTCTTGCAAGTTTTGATATTCGCAAATCTGGCGACGACTCTGTTATTGAATTAACAGAATTTCTCCAAAGCGATGTCCTCAACCTCGTGCAATATCTTAAGGACGCGGATCAAGGTAATTTTAGCATCGCCAAAGACCGTACATTGGTTGATACAAATAACTTGTTTTCCTTCCCGGATAATAATGAAATTGATGTCTTCTTCACGCTTAGTAGCTCCAAGCCTGGGCGCGAAGTGCGAACAACAGCGGCCAATGGCCTCGACGCGACCTTAATACAGCACCACAGTTTTGTGCGGCTGCCAGAGCAAGGTTATGGAATCCGCAAATCCGACCCGCGCGCAGGCGCAATTGAAGAAGTGCATTATGACTATAGCGCGGCTCTTGATGCCCCGATTGAAACGCGCCTCGCGCGGCGTTACCGCTTGCAAAAAGATGCTGACGGCAAGACCATTAATCCCATTATTTTTTATATTGATAGCGGCGCGCCCGAACCGATCCGTAGCGCCCTTGTTGACGGCGCACGCTGGTGGGAAGACGCGTTTGCAGCGGCAGGTTATCCCGATGGTTACCGCGTTGAAATTCTGCCAGAAGACGCGCACCCGCTAGATATTCGTTATAATGTTGTACAATGGGTCCACCGCCAAACACGCGGTTGGAGTTACGGCGGCGGTGTATCTGACCCGCGCACAGGCGAAATGCTAAAGGGGCATGTTAATCTTGGCAGTCTTCGCGTTCGCCAAGACCGCATGATTTTTGAAGGCCTGGTCGGGACCGCCAAAACTGGCACTGGCTCGGATGATGACCCAATTGAATTGGCGCTTGATCGTATCCGTCAATTATCCGCCCATGAAGTTGGTCACGCCCTTGGCTTTGCCCATAATTTCGCCGCTAGCACCTATAACAAGGGCTCGGTCATGGATTACCCAGCGCCTGATGTGCGCGTCACTGACGGCCAAATTGATTTCAGCCAAACCTACGGCGTCGGTATTGGCGAATGGGATGAATTTGCAGCGGCGTGGTTATACGGCGATACGACAGAGGCGGAACGCGAGTTGCTCGTCCAAGACGCGCTCAGCCGTGGTCTTTTATATGTGGCCGATACAGATGCGCGCTCTGTTGGCACGTCCCACCCCAAAGGTAATGTGTGGGATAATGGTGCCAATCCAGTCGACGGGCTTAAGACCGCAATGGACGTACGCGAAATTGCGCTTGAAAATTTCGGTGTTGACCGGATTGTAGAAGGCCAACCTTTGTCAGATTTGAATAAAGTCATAGTACCGATTTATCTGTATCACCGTTACCAAACGGCGGCTGCCGCCAAAGTCTTAGGCGGAGCTTCCTTTAATTATGCTTTGCGAGGGGACGGGCAGGCGACCATGGAAATTGTCGCGCCGCGAGAGCAGCGCGCCGCGCTAGACGCGTTATTATCCACGTTAGACCCGAAAGCCTTGGATATACCAGACGCAACGCTAGAGCTATTGATGCCGTCGCTCGTCAGCTATAGTTTTGCTGATAGTGACCGCGAGTTGTTTCGCCGCACGGCTTATCCCGCTTTTGACGTGACGGCTGCGGCTGACACAGCGGCGGATTTGACATTTGACGCCTTGTTAGACCCGCGCCGCGCAGCACGGTTAGTGGAGTTTAATCGTCGTGACCGTGCCAACCCAAGCCTAGAGACTGTATTAGAAGCCACGCATAGATATGTCATGAACCAACCCCTATCGGGCCGTACGGGCGAAATTTCCAAAGCAGTACAAACACGATTTGCCTATGCGTTGATGGATTTAGCCAGCGGCAGCAATACGCCTGCTGTGCAGTCACGTGCTTACGCCGCCCTTGCCAAGGTTGGGCAAGCATCAAAGGCACGCGGTGATGATCACGGTGTGTGGTTATCAGAACAAGTTAAAGGATTTTTGGATACGCCGCGTAAATCCGTTGAGCCTGTTGTGAAGTCCAAAACCCTACCGCCGGGCGGGCCAATCGGACAAGGCGGTATTCATAACGGTATATTAGAAACATGCTGGCATTGCGATTAATATATCCAAACTAGCCCCGTCGTCTGCCCCGTCTGGCGTCTTGGCCAAATGTATAGACCCAGAATATACCGCCAAAGGCTTGTGTTGGACTGCCCCGTTCTGTGACAAGCGGTGCGTCTTTGGCGTCACCCATTAATTGGCTAAGCGACCCTTGTAAGAATATGGCGCTGCGCTCGGACACGGGGGCGGTCGCACTCAGCGATAAGCCTACGGAATAAAGTCCGCCAGAGGCACGATATTGTGACAGGCCACTGGCTACTGATTGCACGGTCGTGACGCCGTAATAGGCGTTCATATAATCGCTATCACCGAAGTTCAGGCTCGGCCCAATGCTTATCCGAATTGGCGGGCCGTAGCCGCGAATGGACGTGTTGTAGCGCGCCGATAGCTCGCCGACGAATCCGTCATGTCCGCCCAGCCCTTGCCGGGCTGCCGCGCTAATACGCCAATTCTCACGGCTGTAGCTGACCGTACCGCCCAGCTCAATTGTCCTGCTTACATCACCCAATCCAATGAGGTCTGTTGTTTGCTTGCCCGCTATTTGAAACGGCGCGTCACCGTCTTCTTCGCGGTCAGAAGTAAACTTCGCGGTAGAGACAACGCTAAATCCGCCTTCGTCAAAGAGTTTCAAATTGGCCCCTTCAGGAATAGAGGCATAGAAGACATCATCATAGGTGACCCGCGCAAAGGGCAAGGCCAGAACTGCATAATCATCATCACCGCTATAATGGGGCGCAAGCGCGACACCGCCACCCAGGCTCAGCCCCCATTTGGTGTCATCCGCATTCGCTGTATGTGTTATGAGGAGGCTACAAAAGCCCAAGAGTAAAATGCGCATAACAATATCCTTTTGAAAGGATACGGCTAACAAATGTGCTTGGTTTAAACTGGTGACCTTGGAAATACAGTTTGCTAGCGGCCGGTGACTAACTCTTTGGCGCGGCGGGCGTCTTGGCCAAAGGCGCGCACCCAAAACACGCCTGCAAAGGCTTGGGTGCTACTGCCACGTTGCTGGATTAGCGGAGCATCTTTCGCATCGCCCGAGAGTTCCCGCAAAGAGCCATACAGAATAAAGGCGCTTTTCTCTGATGTTGGAACAAAGGCAAGCGTGTTGATACCAATACTATAAATACCGCCGCTTGTACGGTATTCTGGAAGGCCAGAGCCAATGGATTGTTCGGGTGTTACGCCGTAATAAGTTTGCAATAAATCCGCTTCGCCGAACTTAATATTAGGTGTGAGGAAGACGGCGATAGGTGTTTCGCCAGCTTTGAAAATCTTGCGGTAACTGACCGACGCATCACCGATTAACGCGCCGTGTCCACCAACACCTTGGCGCACACTGCCGTTAAACGATATTGGGCCAGCGTCATACCCAAGTGCACCGCCGAGTTCGACTGACGGCTTGATATCGCCAAGCCCAAGAAGGTCATCGGTTGAACTTCCCGATACCGCGAAGAAGCTTTTGCCGTCTTCACCACGCGGAAAGGCCATTTCGGCTTTGGCGGTCACGGTCCAACCGTCCTTGTCATAGAGGCGGTAGTTAGCGCCCTCTGGTACGCTCACCCAGAAATTATCACCGTATGACGCCCGTGCAAATGGAAGCGCACGCACGCGGTAAGCGTCATCACCCGTGTAATTGGGCGAAACATAGGCCCCTGCCCCAGCAATCAGACCCCATTTGCTGTGGTCATAATTTGAAAAATCAGGCAGCAAATCACGAAAAAATGGCTTTGATGCTGTTTGAGCCAATGCAGGAGATGCACCTACGCATAGGGCCAGAGCCGTAACGGCGATTGATTTTATTATGAAACGACCCATTTTATTCCTTATCATCACATAGCTAACATAGATAAGCGCAATTCGTTCCATAACAATTGCCGAGATATTAAAAAAAGACAACTCACTTCACGTTGCGTGTTCAAAGCGTGGGTATATTGACCGGTTTTGTGAGGATGGCTTGGGGCTAATGCGTGAACCTCGCCTTTGAGCTCTGAGATCAATCCTCAAGATTCATGACACGGCTATGCCGATTAATGTCTTGTTGTTGCCCCTGCCAGGGGCTTTATTTTTTAAATTAGGTCCACAGGAGCTAATGTTCGGCAAAGCCGATCAAAAACAAAGCCCCCACCACAGTATGGCGGGGGCTCGTTTTAAGTTTGGGTCTAACGGGACGTCGTGCCCGCTTTGCC from Fretibacter rubidus encodes:
- a CDS encoding inositol monophosphatase family protein; translated protein: MPESKDICLPLTDDLALIKEAILHGGAIARDAFHANDSKVWDKAGNHPVTDADIAVNDYLRDVLMRARPNYGWLSEETKDDYSRRSCPRTFVIDPIDGTRAFIDRSANFAVSIAIIEDGQSVVGALYNPLTEELFTATKGGGAALNGEAIKPSSRAELEGCRMIGYPRKFRRQGWPAMNVHIANSMAYRIALVACGQADATVAFTPKSDWDVAAAALIATESGAQVTDLYGKPFRYDREGTSQTGVICAGAKLMPLIKTRMKSLIDAAARSDNPARDFAYLGTRMSDRKTEDTPELLHIVFGGELVDPMKTKFIDLSKVHFVGAYPNYAKAHEAWKSSAQRTVDNAHMRYFILHAHELIDPDKDGIIG
- a CDS encoding TldD/PmbA family protein, encoding MNALSDIKADAPLDHRDLAPVLDRLLSKAMHYGAEHADVIATHGRSLSVAVRDKDLEDVDNSEGKDIGLRVIIGARQASVSSSDLSDASLDKLAERAVAMARLAPEDPYCGLADASLLEISPPDLGLFDAHVMSPEMLKDRALEMEATIASVDGVSQAEGCSASWSTSAIYFKTSHGFENGWRSSRHGTGGMAIAERDGHMERDYASEGTRWLEDLPSISSIGMDAATRAVARLGAKQLPSSAMPVIFERRVAGSLLSALINAISGTSIARGTSFLKDAINTPIFASDIEIIDDPLKRRGHASRPWDGEGVKVKRRALIDNGVLTTWLLNSGTAKQLGLKTTGHAMRGIGGPPGVGATNVYMQPGQLSPAVLMAEIETGLLVTDMFGPSLNPNTGDYSVGVSGIKIEGGARAHAVSEVTIAGNLRDMYKSLTPANDLVFDGSMVAPSLRIEGMTLAGE
- a CDS encoding MAPEG family protein → MTLFQIVALYVALNLLIAPFLMFRVGGQRIAKKVNLGDGGDPILFARIRAHGNFTENAPLLLIGLLALAMVSNVHSFAIVPIVLHGFGLAITLGRIAHAFGMSEKGKSGKGRFIGTILTMLSYVGMAGTILFLIVAA
- a CDS encoding DsbA family protein, translating into MSAGPKPLEVDIVSDIVCPWCWVGLRYFLQAKDYMPFAITLNWHPYMLDPHVPQGGVPYSDYMKAKFGDGPSDKFKAMRAHLEEIGPQLGIDFQFSSIPMRPNTLNAHRVIRWASGQGLGTEMAEALFKAFFTDQRDVGDTAVLADLAGNVGLDKTLTAELLSTERDKAEVSADITHFQTLGISGVPTFIYNRQYAVQGAQPAQHHANALRQAVQNIAQT
- a CDS encoding MarR family winged helix-turn-helix transcriptional regulator; protein product: MAIARPVDRRLFFMFDRAHTRVAKAADNHLAARSRVGTSQAAVLIYLGYHDNCRLSELADGTGRNNSAITGLVTRMERAGLVMRGNGSDDGRAKTVSLTGDGWALRETVMNDFRDFNERLSRGMSEDEINAVLKFFDTAAGNVEP
- a CDS encoding zinc-dependent metalloprotease; this encodes MRVIISLFIGFILVACAPSGTGSSSKAGDMFAGMDHRPGFIDLYVDTDENRVYAKLPDANEDGEILRLIHTARLTAGLGSNPVGLDRGWGDSGKVVVFRKMGNRIILEAENLSYRASPDNPLEERAVRESFAPSFLASFDIRKSGDDSVIELTEFLQSDVLNLVQYLKDADQGNFSIAKDRTLVDTNNLFSFPDNNEIDVFFTLSSSKPGREVRTTAANGLDATLIQHHSFVRLPEQGYGIRKSDPRAGAIEEVHYDYSAALDAPIETRLARRYRLQKDADGKTINPIIFYIDSGAPEPIRSALVDGARWWEDAFAAAGYPDGYRVEILPEDAHPLDIRYNVVQWVHRQTRGWSYGGGVSDPRTGEMLKGHVNLGSLRVRQDRMIFEGLVGTAKTGTGSDDDPIELALDRIRQLSAHEVGHALGFAHNFAASTYNKGSVMDYPAPDVRVTDGQIDFSQTYGVGIGEWDEFAAAWLYGDTTEAERELLVQDALSRGLLYVADTDARSVGTSHPKGNVWDNGANPVDGLKTAMDVREIALENFGVDRIVEGQPLSDLNKVIVPIYLYHRYQTAAAAKVLGGASFNYALRGDGQATMEIVAPREQRAALDALLSTLDPKALDIPDATLELLMPSLVSYSFADSDRELFRRTAYPAFDVTAAADTAADLTFDALLDPRRAARLVEFNRRDRANPSLETVLEATHRYVMNQPLSGRTGEISKAVQTRFAYALMDLASGSNTPAVQSRAYAALAKVGQASKARGDDHGVWLSEQVKGFLDTPRKSVEPVVKSKTLPPGGPIGQGGIHNGILETCWHCD
- a CDS encoding MipA/OmpV family protein; this translates as MRILLLGFCSLLITHTANADDTKWGLSLGGGVALAPHYSGDDDYAVLALPFARVTYDDVFYASIPEGANLKLFDEGGFSVVSTAKFTSDREEDGDAPFQIAGKQTTDLIGLGDVSRTIELGGTVSYSRENWRISAAARQGLGGHDGFVGELSARYNTSIRGYGPPIRISIGPSLNFGDSDYMNAYYGVTTVQSVASGLSQYRASGGLYSVGLSLSATAPVSERSAIFLQGSLSQLMGDAKDAPLVTERGSPTQAFGGIFWVYTFGQDARRGRRRG
- a CDS encoding MipA/OmpV family protein, producing MERIALIYVSYVMIRNKMGRFIIKSIAVTALALCVGASPALAQTASKPFFRDLLPDFSNYDHSKWGLIAGAGAYVSPNYTGDDAYRVRALPFARASYGDNFWVSVPEGANYRLYDKDGWTVTAKAEMAFPRGEDGKSFFAVSGSSTDDLLGLGDIKPSVELGGALGYDAGPISFNGSVRQGVGGHGALIGDASVSYRKIFKAGETPIAVFLTPNIKFGEADLLQTYYGVTPEQSIGSGLPEYRTSGGIYSIGINTLAFVPTSEKSAFILYGSLRELSGDAKDAPLIQQRGSSTQAFAGVFWVRAFGQDARRAKELVTGR